The proteins below are encoded in one region of Cohaesibacter intestini:
- a CDS encoding GNAT family N-acetyltransferase, with translation MIIRPARLDELSALSDLCLRSKSLWDYEPAFLEGCRTPLTIHPADLTTDYVMVAEEGNLIFGVVQLGIEGDEAELEKLFIDPQSVGKGVGKMLLEWAMDKARSAGAKRMMLASDPFAEPFYRKYGAQQIGAVPSEVDPDRSLPQMEITL, from the coding sequence ATGATCATTCGCCCGGCCCGCCTAGACGAATTGTCCGCCCTGTCGGATCTTTGCTTAAGATCCAAGAGCCTGTGGGACTATGAACCCGCGTTTTTGGAAGGCTGCCGCACGCCTTTGACCATTCATCCTGCGGACCTCACAACGGATTATGTCATGGTGGCCGAAGAAGGAAACCTGATATTCGGAGTCGTCCAACTAGGCATCGAGGGGGACGAGGCGGAGCTTGAAAAGCTGTTTATTGATCCTCAGTCCGTGGGCAAGGGCGTGGGAAAAATGTTGCTCGAATGGGCAATGGACAAAGCCCGGAGCGCAGGCGCCAAGCGCATGATGCTCGCCTCGGATCCTTTTGCAGAGCCATTCTATCGCAAATATGGCGCGCAACAAATCGGAGCCGTTCCGTCCGAAGTGGACCCGGATCGCTCGCTTCCACAAATGGAAATTACGCTGTAG
- a CDS encoding glutathione S-transferase: MSDQVALTLYIANKNYSSWSMRPWMALKTKDIPFTEHLSPFDESTGHAHFIEFSPTKKVPALKIERAGKDPVTICESLAIIEAVADLFPQAALWPSDPIERAKARAFATEMHGGFFGLRGSCPMNMRRPVKALDLDPYSAAAVVKNVERIEDIWSECLNASGGPFLFGAFGAVDAMFAPVINRFEIYALSDSTVFHAYKSAMKALPSWQAWEAAALEESWIVEEDEA, encoded by the coding sequence ATGTCCGATCAGGTTGCCTTGACGCTTTACATTGCCAACAAAAACTACTCTTCCTGGTCCATGCGTCCCTGGATGGCGTTAAAGACCAAAGACATTCCCTTTACTGAGCATTTGTCGCCCTTTGATGAATCCACCGGGCATGCCCATTTCATTGAATTCTCCCCGACCAAGAAGGTGCCTGCCCTCAAGATCGAGCGCGCTGGCAAGGACCCCGTCACGATCTGTGAGAGCCTCGCCATCATCGAGGCTGTTGCCGACCTGTTCCCGCAAGCGGCGCTCTGGCCATCTGATCCGATTGAGCGTGCCAAGGCCCGCGCTTTTGCAACGGAAATGCATGGCGGTTTCTTCGGTCTGCGCGGGTCCTGCCCGATGAATATGCGACGTCCGGTCAAAGCGCTTGATCTCGATCCCTATAGTGCCGCCGCAGTGGTCAAGAATGTCGAACGGATCGAAGACATCTGGTCCGAATGCCTTAACGCTTCGGGCGGTCCGTTCCTGTTTGGTGCGTTTGGGGCTGTGGATGCGATGTTCGCTCCGGTCATCAACCGGTTCGAGATCTATGCTCTTAGTGACAGCACAGTCTTTCACGCCTACAAGAGCGCCATGAAAGCGCTGCCATCCTGGCAAGCGTGGGAAGCGGCAGCGCTTGAGGAAAGCTGGATAGTGGAGGAGGATGAGGCATGA